aatagatgaggatgatgataaaaCATAGTACTAATGACAAATGCAGAATAAATAGGGGTTTTGTACCAGTcagtacttttaaaaaaatatatatatacagcagttAGCATAGCAAACAATGTTTTGGCTAGGTATTTCAGCACCTCATGTCACAAGTCTGTCACAAATATTAGCATTCACAGACCTTTTCCCCTAGAACAACCCAGGAACAGTATTCTCCATTTATAAGGCTATAGACATttgacatttgtttatttttgctgaTTGACTACTTTAcattccatgcactgtgattggcctgattctcaAGGTGATGTGAATTATTCAGAGGGTTTTGGGCAAAACTGGACCGATTTGCGAAGCACTAAAATATGAGCAAATTTTAGAATAGACCAAATCAATTCATCCAACTTTACCAGTTAGTCATtttttaatttgacattacagagtattttgtgtGTTAAGTATTCCTAAATGAATCTATATAGATTACATGTTGCAAGAACAGAATATGTGAAAAATTCCAAAAGGAGTGCATACTCTTTATAGCTACTGTATATGATGATATAATGAGTTCTTACACTGATGTTTTTATGACTATGGAGATTATGTAGagatttttataataaatgataatatacaaCATAAAATATTGATTGAATGGACTAAGGCTTTTAAACTATGATATGACATGCTTCACTGTTCTGTACACACTACTAATCTGTCTGCTTGTTTGCAGGATATCGATGGAAAAGCTTGTGTTGTTTGCCCTTGgcacaaatataaaattaatttggaaAATGGTGAGGGTCTGTATCAAGGCGTTGACCCCCAAGACCCAAAACGAACCAAAAAGTGGTTCTCTAAAGGAGTGAAGCAAAGGACTCACAAAGTGACTGTTAGAAAAGGGGGTGTCTATGTAACACTGTCAGATAGTAGTACTAGCTGTGATTCTGATTTCTATGCAACAGAGAAGTTTAATGATGAAGAGTGCCCTAATCCAGCTCAATGAGGTTATACTCCCAACTGTGGAAGTTAATTATAATATAGAACTGTATGTCATATCTGCTGCTTTGTTTTATATGTGATGTACAAGTAAACAATCAAGGTACAAAGGAGCTGTAACTCTTAGAAATAAGTCTGGCATTTGCTTTCATTATTCTCACTTGccattaatacaatatattattggttgctatgggttacagcatttTTGTGGGACATATTTAATAACAATACAACATTATGGTTAGATATTTGCTTTAATTTATAAACTGCTAGAACATATGATTAATTGCCATGTATTACAACATGTGTATGTTAATAAAGTCCTGTAATGTTTAATGTACAACTGTACCGCAAGTTAAACTTAAGCTTTAATGTTCCATAATCCATTCATAGACCATAGCCCAATAGTCctgtattaaaatgtaaaatcacTCCTTTGCAGTGTTTAAGTAACACATCCTTCAGTTGACACAATCCTGAAAATAATGAACAAATAGGGTTTTCATGTGTTTGATTTTCACTCAGTCAGGATATGAAAGGTCCTCTCTGGTTTTCAGGATGCTGTTTGGGTTTTGTTGTTATTGAATACgggttaatttaaaatgattcTAATctgaattaaattaaataatcatCTGCAAATACATAAATTAGAACAAATCAATGGAGAAGATTAACTATCAAAAGGCTCAGAGAAAAtcctatattattaaataaaagcacaagaaTAAAAATTAATTGCACTAATCCCAGGTCTTATTATAGTTGTCCTGATCAGTTTTCACCCGTGCAAAAGGCGGCATTGCTATAAATGACCATATTTGCTCTAGAACAGCCCTGGCCAATGTGTGCCTCTCCTGGCATTAACATTACAAATCCTAGCATGCTCTACAGCATATAGTCAGCCAATAAATACAGTGAATCTTTCGGCACTTGATAGGCTGTGGTCGAGGCCACCAATTGCAAGGGGTCTGCGATCGCCCCAAAAAACAAA
The Mixophyes fleayi isolate aMixFle1 chromosome 1, aMixFle1.hap1, whole genome shotgun sequence DNA segment above includes these coding regions:
- the RFESD gene encoding Rieske domain-containing protein isoform X1, with translation MGQQQAVSSAPEEIDESAVLVGQLEDFKLSKRIRVTVNDREVVIFQHLGKYHALDLRCYHSGGPLHLGEIEDIDGKACVVCPWHKYKINLENGEGLYQGVDPQDPKRTKKWFSKGVKQRTHKVTVRKGGVYVTLSDSSTSCDSDFYATEKFNDEECPNPAQ